From the genome of Phytohabitans rumicis, one region includes:
- a CDS encoding ABC transporter substrate-binding protein — protein MPSDSVHPTRRHLLTGATAGVAATALNTGLLTGPANAAPAGKGRSDGRSRTLVTAGFLWGPPSNFNMFGEQTWPTQVNSMQLVYETLFTFDIRDGTLRPQLAKSFKANYPATLTVRLRPEAHWRDGRPVTAHDVVYTVELAQRYPEVQFSDVWLYISGVTAADRHTVVFHLNQAQLNPGMIKAHLAQIPIVPRHLWERLERRYAHLSEYYTQDPLGSGPYRVQVADESQLVMVRDDKYWGRCFRGRLPAPQYIVHPVFDGNDAGNTAFERGEVDVMQQYLPEIWKLRERGLPVGTWLDSAPYHLPGAMPMMIFNTGRPGLSDPRVRRAIAFVVDYARIARDAVSNYSDPAQSSLLLPMGPEASYFDAANVAGNGWRTDPAEAVRILEEELHATKGADGVYCLPDGTRLGGWKMQAPTGWTDWQTAIEIVAENARAIGIEIIPTYPSEAETATTLYVADFDIAVWHITATTPSTPWQRFRDVLDMRGVPEPGLPASYNYGRFSHPDTAVLLDKAAVANGTELLSTLTTLDTLFMEHAPMVPLMYRPLEFFEFNQTVWTGFPTAANPTAPPSFQGAGVDWLYQIRPRRR, from the coding sequence ATGCCTTCAGACTCCGTTCATCCCACCCGCCGTCATCTGTTGACGGGCGCGACCGCAGGTGTCGCCGCCACCGCCCTGAACACCGGCCTGCTTACCGGACCGGCGAACGCCGCACCCGCCGGCAAGGGACGCTCGGACGGCCGGTCCCGGACCCTTGTCACGGCCGGCTTCCTCTGGGGTCCGCCCTCGAACTTCAACATGTTCGGTGAGCAGACGTGGCCGACCCAGGTCAACTCCATGCAGCTGGTCTACGAGACGCTGTTCACCTTCGATATCCGCGACGGCACGCTGCGCCCCCAGCTCGCCAAGTCGTTCAAGGCGAACTACCCTGCCACGCTCACCGTACGATTGCGGCCGGAAGCGCACTGGCGCGACGGGCGCCCGGTGACCGCGCACGACGTGGTCTACACCGTCGAGCTGGCGCAGCGGTATCCCGAGGTGCAGTTCTCCGACGTCTGGCTCTACATCTCGGGGGTGACCGCGGCCGATCGGCACACGGTCGTCTTCCACCTCAACCAGGCGCAGCTGAACCCCGGCATGATCAAGGCTCACCTCGCGCAGATCCCCATCGTGCCCAGGCACCTTTGGGAGCGCCTGGAGCGCCGGTACGCGCACCTGAGCGAGTACTACACGCAGGACCCGCTCGGTTCCGGCCCGTACCGGGTGCAGGTCGCCGACGAGTCGCAGCTGGTCATGGTCCGCGACGACAAGTACTGGGGACGCTGCTTCCGGGGCCGGCTGCCCGCTCCGCAGTACATCGTGCACCCGGTCTTCGACGGCAACGACGCCGGTAATACCGCCTTCGAGCGCGGCGAGGTCGACGTCATGCAGCAGTACCTGCCGGAGATCTGGAAGCTGCGGGAGCGCGGCCTGCCGGTGGGCACCTGGCTGGACAGCGCGCCGTACCACCTGCCCGGCGCCATGCCGATGATGATCTTTAACACCGGCCGGCCCGGACTCAGCGATCCCCGGGTGCGCCGGGCCATCGCGTTCGTCGTCGACTACGCGCGGATCGCCCGGGACGCGGTCTCCAACTACTCCGACCCGGCCCAGTCCAGCCTGCTGCTGCCCATGGGCCCGGAAGCGTCCTACTTCGACGCGGCCAACGTCGCCGGCAACGGCTGGCGTACGGATCCGGCCGAGGCGGTCCGCATCCTGGAGGAGGAGCTGCACGCCACCAAGGGCGCGGACGGCGTCTACTGTCTGCCTGACGGCACCCGGCTCGGCGGCTGGAAGATGCAGGCCCCGACCGGCTGGACCGACTGGCAGACCGCCATCGAGATCGTCGCGGAGAACGCCCGCGCGATCGGCATCGAGATCATCCCCACCTACCCGAGCGAGGCGGAGACCGCCACCACTCTCTACGTCGCCGACTTCGACATCGCCGTCTGGCACATCACCGCCACCACACCCAGCACCCCGTGGCAGCGGTTCCGCGACGTGCTCGACATGCGGGGCGTACCGGAGCCGGGTCTGCCGGCGTCCTACAACTACGGCCGGTTCAGTCACCCGGACACCGCGGTCCTGCTGGACAAGGCCGCCGTCGCCAACGGCACCGAGCTGCTGAGCACGCTCACCACGCTCGACACCCTGTTCATGGAGCACGCGCCGATGGTCCCGCTGATGTACCGGCCGCTGGAGTTCTTCGAGTTCAACCAGACGGTGTGGACCGGCTTCCCGACCGCCGCCAACCCCACCGCCCCGCCGTCCTTCCAGGGAGCCGGCGTCGACTGGCTCTACCAGATCCGTCCCCGGCGCCGATGA
- a CDS encoding phytanoyl-CoA dioxygenase family protein, whose translation MMDPAAVQRFHEDGFVLMPPGFLPDETVASLASAVPALLRQDGPERVMERDGVTVRSVYGVHRKGDVFPGAVRHPALLGAARRILGDEVYVHQSKVNIKAAFAGDQWDWHQDYIYWLQDDGIERPDMVNVAVFLDEVTEFNGPLTFIPGSHRHGVLAATGRDGMPLGYEDAPGWVSTLTADEKFLVNADVITEMAGLGGMVSPKGPAGSVLFFHPNLLHASVRNMSPGRRAMAIFVYNAMSNAPRKVENPRPAFLAEPDVRALVPRTADLIGEPR comes from the coding sequence ATGATGGACCCCGCCGCGGTGCAGCGTTTCCACGAGGACGGCTTCGTGCTCATGCCGCCGGGCTTCCTGCCGGACGAGACCGTCGCGAGCCTCGCGTCGGCGGTCCCGGCGCTGCTGCGCCAGGACGGACCGGAACGCGTCATGGAACGCGACGGCGTCACCGTACGCTCGGTGTACGGCGTACATCGCAAGGGCGACGTCTTTCCCGGCGCGGTGCGTCACCCCGCCCTGCTCGGCGCCGCCCGCCGGATCCTCGGCGACGAGGTCTACGTCCACCAGTCCAAGGTGAACATCAAGGCGGCGTTCGCCGGCGACCAGTGGGACTGGCACCAGGACTACATCTACTGGCTGCAGGACGACGGCATCGAGCGGCCCGACATGGTCAACGTGGCCGTGTTCCTGGACGAGGTCACCGAGTTCAACGGACCGCTCACCTTCATCCCCGGCTCGCACCGGCACGGCGTGCTGGCCGCGACCGGGCGCGACGGCATGCCGCTGGGGTACGAGGACGCGCCGGGCTGGGTCTCGACCCTCACCGCGGACGAGAAGTTCCTGGTCAACGCCGACGTCATCACCGAGATGGCGGGCCTGGGCGGCATGGTGAGCCCGAAGGGACCCGCCGGGTCCGTGCTCTTCTTCCACCCGAACCTGCTGCACGCCTCCGTCCGCAACATGTCGCCGGGCCGCCGGGCCATGGCCATCTTCGTCTACAACGCGATGAGCAACGCGCCCCGCAAGGTCGAGAACCCCCGGCCCGCCTTCCTCGCCGAGCCGGACGTGCGCGCGCTCGTCCCTCGCACCGCCGACCTGATCGGAGAACCCCGATGA
- a CDS encoding iron-containing redox enzyme family protein, whose translation MTVTHGAVITDEVLDAAFPHDSSAPDMAVRLDLFRRLHRYYTDYLGAPHEFQRIPRLNTDPEIVQLERAWLRWEDAQVDPARLPSSAAGFADWFQKLSADHVQPDFCGYLAKDATVAEVALFFLAEELVDSRFDDLVALAQLGSASVMKLVMAENYWDEMGEGKLERMHTVLFEHSAKYMRQRLTDQGYDVADLICAEIYENACLTLMYGVHRELTPRSLGALGLMEHSAPARFTAMVEGCSRLGVPDDVIEYQRIHIHVDEDHGAEWLDYVLTPLTERSPEMLREIGLGILTRERVANAYYRRVWQQMKALR comes from the coding sequence ATGACCGTGACCCACGGTGCCGTGATCACCGACGAGGTCCTCGATGCGGCCTTCCCGCACGACTCGTCGGCGCCCGACATGGCGGTGCGCCTGGACCTGTTCCGACGCCTGCACCGGTACTACACCGACTACCTGGGCGCACCGCACGAGTTCCAGCGGATCCCCCGGCTCAACACCGACCCGGAGATCGTCCAGCTGGAGCGTGCCTGGCTGCGCTGGGAGGACGCCCAGGTCGACCCGGCACGGCTGCCGTCGAGCGCCGCGGGGTTCGCGGACTGGTTCCAGAAGCTGAGCGCCGACCACGTGCAGCCCGACTTCTGCGGCTACCTCGCCAAGGACGCGACCGTGGCCGAGGTGGCGCTGTTCTTCCTGGCCGAGGAGCTGGTCGACAGCCGCTTCGACGACCTGGTGGCGCTGGCCCAGCTCGGCTCGGCCAGCGTGATGAAGCTGGTCATGGCGGAGAACTACTGGGACGAGATGGGTGAGGGAAAGCTCGAACGGATGCACACCGTGCTGTTCGAGCACTCGGCCAAGTACATGCGGCAGCGGCTCACCGACCAGGGCTACGACGTCGCCGACCTGATCTGCGCCGAGATCTACGAGAACGCCTGCCTCACCCTGATGTACGGCGTCCACCGGGAGCTCACGCCCCGCTCCCTGGGCGCGCTCGGCCTGATGGAGCACAGTGCACCGGCCCGCTTCACGGCGATGGTCGAGGGGTGCTCGCGGCTCGGCGTGCCGGACGACGTGATCGAGTACCAGCGCATCCACATCCACGTCGACGAGGACCACGGCGCGGAGTGGCTGGACTACGTCCTCACCCCGCTGACCGAACGCTCGCCCGAGATGCTGCGCGAGATCGGCCTCGGCATCCTGACCCGGGAACGCGTCGCCAACGCGTACTACCGGCGGGTGTGGCAGCAGATGAAGGCGCTGCGTTGA
- a CDS encoding glycosyltransferase, giving the protein MSRIIATPQVTVVIPTYQRAPMIRRTLAELVRQRIGVDRFEVIVADDGGSDDTLAVVQEFAGSLHIRYIWQEDLGFRAGQARNAGARLAAAPLLVFLDSGTLPGPDFLGRHLAAHERPVRKAVIGYAYGYNPEEPMEGAEGVILSHPPEETVRLFAGNPAFHDRRHAILEPVDFDPERRALPWDLMWTINVSIHAGDFWAAGGFDESFVGWGAEDSELAYRLHSTGLRFTFDRDAWVVEVPHESDWEVQDATYRVNMRQFLAKHRQPMMEIGERLVFHGSGLEWNEHVEDLIAWTGKARETDVAKEVAAAVRDAGPGARIAVFGCGSYSPDTATPAVLCDFDADLLDAALVDGRHTGHHAIGIQTPLADKSVDVVVLTSRLAGLRPRWDEDLLTEAARIGHRIIEASSPAGGIQSGLGAPKLSRVLT; this is encoded by the coding sequence GTGAGCCGCATCATCGCGACGCCGCAGGTCACGGTCGTCATACCCACCTACCAGCGCGCGCCGATGATCCGCCGGACGCTGGCCGAGCTCGTCCGGCAGCGGATCGGGGTGGACCGGTTCGAGGTGATCGTCGCCGACGACGGTGGCAGCGACGACACCCTCGCCGTCGTCCAGGAGTTCGCCGGGAGCCTGCACATCCGCTACATCTGGCAGGAGGACCTCGGCTTCCGGGCGGGCCAGGCACGCAACGCCGGTGCCCGGCTGGCGGCCGCTCCGCTGCTGGTGTTCCTCGACAGCGGGACGCTGCCCGGCCCGGACTTCCTCGGCCGGCACCTGGCGGCCCACGAGAGGCCGGTCCGCAAGGCGGTGATCGGGTACGCCTACGGCTACAACCCGGAGGAGCCGATGGAGGGGGCCGAGGGGGTGATCCTCAGTCACCCGCCCGAGGAGACGGTCCGGCTGTTCGCCGGCAATCCGGCGTTCCACGACCGGCGGCACGCGATTCTGGAGCCGGTGGACTTCGATCCCGAGCGGCGGGCACTGCCGTGGGACCTGATGTGGACCATCAACGTCTCGATCCACGCCGGCGACTTCTGGGCCGCCGGAGGCTTCGACGAGTCGTTCGTCGGCTGGGGCGCCGAGGACTCGGAACTCGCCTACCGGCTGCACAGCACCGGCCTGCGGTTCACCTTCGACCGGGACGCGTGGGTGGTCGAGGTGCCGCACGAGTCGGACTGGGAGGTGCAGGACGCCACCTACCGGGTCAACATGCGGCAGTTCCTCGCCAAGCACCGGCAGCCGATGATGGAGATCGGTGAACGGCTGGTCTTCCACGGGTCCGGCCTGGAATGGAACGAGCACGTCGAGGACCTGATCGCCTGGACCGGGAAGGCTCGTGAGACGGACGTGGCAAAGGAGGTCGCCGCCGCGGTCCGCGATGCCGGGCCGGGCGCGCGGATCGCGGTGTTCGGCTGTGGCTCGTACAGCCCGGACACCGCCACGCCGGCGGTGCTGTGCGACTTCGACGCCGACCTGCTGGACGCCGCGCTGGTCGACGGCCGGCACACCGGGCACCACGCGATCGGCATTCAGACGCCGCTGGCCGACAAGTCCGTGGACGTGGTCGTCCTGACGTCCCGGCTGGCCGGGTTGCGTCCCCGGTGGGACGAGGACCTGCTGACCGAGGCGGCCCGGATCGGGCATCGCATCATCGAGGCGTCGTCCCCGGCCGGTGGGATCCAAAGCGGTTTGGGGGCCCCAAAACTCTCTAGAGTTCTGACGTAG